In one Conger conger chromosome 5, fConCon1.1, whole genome shotgun sequence genomic region, the following are encoded:
- the gpr160 gene encoding probable G-protein coupled receptor 160: MDKPIPSLLLIQVIKCLLNWTVVLSQWRHMGRSFLGTFCVSLALADTLLALALSTIYGLQDFHLLGLRFTQHHICLLIQIACFTYGLLHWPLFLLAGMDHYWTLQLCPHLLHWFRRLAYALGVCVVWTLALLYVFLGSGFYPNLEEDVHILLHQCRVASSPQSSQVSAVLLLVLGCTFLYCYLELRTAASPGRAPVSRTAQTGRSLSRYVLCLKVKLFLSTWAPFVVFQAAVLFLRVEIPAYLDMNIPWLCFLNSFLVAMVSWNCFQEESLRKIPVSADGFCDWDFSFGSVEVNSELA, translated from the coding sequence ATGGACAAGCCCATCCCCTCTCTACTGCTGATTCAGGTCATCAAATGCTTGCTAAACTGGACCGTGGTGCTGAGCCAGTGGCGTCACATGGGCAGGAGCTTCCTGGGGACGTTCTGCGTCTCGCTGGCATTGGCCGACACACTCTTGGCCCTCGCCCTTTCCACCATCTACGGCCTGCAGGACTTCCATCTCCTGGGTCTGAGGTTCACCCAGCATCACATCTGCCTGCTCATCCAGATAGCCTGCTTTACTTATGGCCTGTTGCATTGGCCCCTGTTCCTCCTCGCCGGAATGGACCACTACTGGACCCTCCAGCTCTGCCCACACCTCCTACACTGGTTTCGCAGGCTGGCCTATGCCCTTGGGGTCTGTGTCGTCTGGACCCTGGCTCTCCTATACGTTTTTTTGGGTTCTGGTTTCTACCCCAACTTGGAGGAGGACGTTCACATCCTGCTCCACCAGTGCCGAGTGGCCAGCAGTCCCCAGAGCAGCCAGGTGTCTGCTGTTCTCCTACTGGTTTTGGGCTGCACCTTTCTCTACTGCTACCTGGAGCTGAGGACTGCGGCCAGTCCAGGGAGGGCGCCTGTCTCACGCACGGCCCAGACGGGCAGGTCACTTAGCAGATATGTCCTGTGTCTGAAAGTGAAACTCTTCCTCAGCACGTGGGCACCCTTTGTGGTTTTCCAGGCAGCTGTCTTGTTTCTCCGTGTGGAGATCCCCGCCTACCTGGATATGAACATCCCTTGGCTCTGCTTTCTCAACAGCTTCCTGGTCGCCATGGTCTCCTGGAATTGCTTCCAAGAAGAAAGTCTCAGGAAGATTCCTGTGTCCGCAGATGGCTTCTGCGATTGGGATTTTAGTTTTGGTTCTGTGGAGGTGAACAGCGAACTGGCCTGA
- the nadkb gene encoding NAD kinase b isoform X2 translates to MSEPAGVARATAGVILKSSARMEGVEDMEVRPARTHEEVDACLTEAERPPKRRERQGRSPRRRRDVKRRPNDQEHLLPRQLPGQPEDSESAASITDTAESSPKRWDRRGHFLHGPYPETHFGPKACILPNPTSVMHIQDPASQRLTWNKPPVNVLVIRKIRDETLLEPFKELCRFLIQEKQLVVYVEKKAVEEAALLKDEGFTSIRNQLCTFKEGYDDISDCVDLIICLGGDGTLLYASSLFQASVPPVMAFHLGSLGFLTPFKFESYKTEVAKVFEGNAAITLRSRLKVKVVKDMFQRTGMPHYGEENGVSQSRTDNEAGKVTLQLQVLNEVVVDRGPSSYLSNVDLYLDGRLITSVQGDGVIVSTPTGSTAYAAAAGASMIHPNVPAIMVTPICPHSLSFRPIVVPAGVELMITLSPDARNTAWVSFDGRKRQEIQHGDSIKITTSCYPVPSICCHDLVYDWFESLAECLHWNVRKKQTRMMDATDSSDAES, encoded by the exons ATGAGTGAACCAGCTGGTGTTGCAAGAGCGACCGCgggtgtcattttaaaaag TTCAGCCAGGATGGAAGGAGTAGAAGACATGGAGGTGCGGCCTGCCCGAACACACGAAGAGGTGGACGCCTGCCTGACAGAGGCAGAACGGCCCCCCAAGAGGAGGGAACGCCAGGGGAGGTCACCTAGGAGACGCCGGGATGTAAAGAGGCGGCCAAATGATCAAGAACACCTGCTTCCACGGCAGTTGCCGGGGCAACCGGAGGACTCCGAGTCAGCGGCCTCGATAACAGACACTGCCGAGAGCTCTCCAAAGAGATGGGACAG GCGAGGACACTTTCTACATGGACCATACCCAGAAACTCATTTTGGACCCAAAGCCTGCATTCTTCCTAACCCAACCTCAGTCAT GCACATCCAGGACCCAGCCAGCCAGCGCCTCACCTGGAACAAGCCACCGGTGAATGTGCTGGTGATCAGGAAGATCCGTGATGAGACCCTGCTCGAGCCCTTTAAAGAGCTCTGCAGGTTTCTGATCCAG GAGAAGCAGCTGGTGGTCTATGTGGAGAAGAAGGCAGTGGAGGAAGCAGCCCTCTTGAAGGACGAGGGTTTCACTTCCATCCGGAACCAGCTGTGCACGTTCAAAGAAG GTTATGACGACATCTCGGACTGTGTGGACCTCATTATCTGTCTCGGGGGAGACGGCACCCTGCTGTACGCCTCCTCGCTGTTCCAG GCCAGTGTCCCTCCAGTCATGGCATTCCACCTTGGCTCCCTGGGCTTCCTGACGCCATTCAAGTTTGAGTCTTACAAGACAGAGGTGGCCAAAGTTTTTGAAG GAAATGCAGCTATAACCTTACGTAGCCGTTTGAAAGTGAAAGTGGTGAAAGACATGTTCCAGAGGACCGGGATGCCGCACTACGGAGAGGAGAATGGCGTCAGTCAGAGCCGCACAGACAACGAGGCGGGAAAGGTCACGCTGCAGCTACAG GTGCTGAATGAGGTGGTGGTGGACAGAGGCCCCTCTTCCTACCTGTCCAATGTTGACCTTTACCTGGATGGCAGACTGATCACCTCCGTGCAGGGAGATG GTGTCATAGTTTCCACTCCCACGGGCAGCACTGCTTACGCTGCAGCTGCCGGAGCCTCCATGATCCACCCCAATGTTCCAGCCATCATGGTGACCCCCATCTGCCCACACTCTCTGTCCTTCCGCCCCATCGTGGTGCCTGCTGGTGTGGAGCTTATG ataacGCTGTCCCCTGATGCACGGAACACGGCGTGGGTGTCTTTTGACGGGAGGAAGAGACAGGAGATCCAGCATGGAGACAG TATTAAAATCACCACGTCCTGCTACCCGGTGCCTTCCATCTGTTGCCACGACCTGGTGTACGACTGGTTTGAGAGCCTGGCCGAGTGTCTCCACTGGAACGTCCGCAAGAAACAGACGCGCATGATGGACGCAACAGACTCCTCAGATGCCGAGAGCTGA
- the nadkb gene encoding NAD kinase b isoform X1, with amino-acid sequence MSEPAGVARATAGVILKSSARMEGVEDMEVRPARTHEEVDACLTEAERPPKRRERQGRSPRRRRDVKRRPNDQEHLLPRQLPGQPEDSESAASITDTAESSPKRWDRCRRGHFLHGPYPETHFGPKACILPNPTSVMHIQDPASQRLTWNKPPVNVLVIRKIRDETLLEPFKELCRFLIQEKQLVVYVEKKAVEEAALLKDEGFTSIRNQLCTFKEGYDDISDCVDLIICLGGDGTLLYASSLFQASVPPVMAFHLGSLGFLTPFKFESYKTEVAKVFEGNAAITLRSRLKVKVVKDMFQRTGMPHYGEENGVSQSRTDNEAGKVTLQLQVLNEVVVDRGPSSYLSNVDLYLDGRLITSVQGDGVIVSTPTGSTAYAAAAGASMIHPNVPAIMVTPICPHSLSFRPIVVPAGVELMITLSPDARNTAWVSFDGRKRQEIQHGDSIKITTSCYPVPSICCHDLVYDWFESLAECLHWNVRKKQTRMMDATDSSDAES; translated from the exons ATGAGTGAACCAGCTGGTGTTGCAAGAGCGACCGCgggtgtcattttaaaaag TTCAGCCAGGATGGAAGGAGTAGAAGACATGGAGGTGCGGCCTGCCCGAACACACGAAGAGGTGGACGCCTGCCTGACAGAGGCAGAACGGCCCCCCAAGAGGAGGGAACGCCAGGGGAGGTCACCTAGGAGACGCCGGGATGTAAAGAGGCGGCCAAATGATCAAGAACACCTGCTTCCACGGCAGTTGCCGGGGCAACCGGAGGACTCCGAGTCAGCGGCCTCGATAACAGACACTGCCGAGAGCTCTCCAAAGAGATGGGACAGGTGCAG GCGAGGACACTTTCTACATGGACCATACCCAGAAACTCATTTTGGACCCAAAGCCTGCATTCTTCCTAACCCAACCTCAGTCAT GCACATCCAGGACCCAGCCAGCCAGCGCCTCACCTGGAACAAGCCACCGGTGAATGTGCTGGTGATCAGGAAGATCCGTGATGAGACCCTGCTCGAGCCCTTTAAAGAGCTCTGCAGGTTTCTGATCCAG GAGAAGCAGCTGGTGGTCTATGTGGAGAAGAAGGCAGTGGAGGAAGCAGCCCTCTTGAAGGACGAGGGTTTCACTTCCATCCGGAACCAGCTGTGCACGTTCAAAGAAG GTTATGACGACATCTCGGACTGTGTGGACCTCATTATCTGTCTCGGGGGAGACGGCACCCTGCTGTACGCCTCCTCGCTGTTCCAG GCCAGTGTCCCTCCAGTCATGGCATTCCACCTTGGCTCCCTGGGCTTCCTGACGCCATTCAAGTTTGAGTCTTACAAGACAGAGGTGGCCAAAGTTTTTGAAG GAAATGCAGCTATAACCTTACGTAGCCGTTTGAAAGTGAAAGTGGTGAAAGACATGTTCCAGAGGACCGGGATGCCGCACTACGGAGAGGAGAATGGCGTCAGTCAGAGCCGCACAGACAACGAGGCGGGAAAGGTCACGCTGCAGCTACAG GTGCTGAATGAGGTGGTGGTGGACAGAGGCCCCTCTTCCTACCTGTCCAATGTTGACCTTTACCTGGATGGCAGACTGATCACCTCCGTGCAGGGAGATG GTGTCATAGTTTCCACTCCCACGGGCAGCACTGCTTACGCTGCAGCTGCCGGAGCCTCCATGATCCACCCCAATGTTCCAGCCATCATGGTGACCCCCATCTGCCCACACTCTCTGTCCTTCCGCCCCATCGTGGTGCCTGCTGGTGTGGAGCTTATG ataacGCTGTCCCCTGATGCACGGAACACGGCGTGGGTGTCTTTTGACGGGAGGAAGAGACAGGAGATCCAGCATGGAGACAG TATTAAAATCACCACGTCCTGCTACCCGGTGCCTTCCATCTGTTGCCACGACCTGGTGTACGACTGGTTTGAGAGCCTGGCCGAGTGTCTCCACTGGAACGTCCGCAAGAAACAGACGCGCATGATGGACGCAACAGACTCCTCAGATGCCGAGAGCTGA